A single region of the Xiphophorus maculatus strain JP 163 A chromosome 3, X_maculatus-5.0-male, whole genome shotgun sequence genome encodes:
- the tmem158 gene encoding transmembrane protein 158, whose amino-acid sequence MLNSSPTLLLALTAVAALLSPCRGWSDEDLLLPPINSSNRFLANLEVDVRFSKRSVEESDASPEASPLQSLAPAQSQCNVTVHRLLPTSLVAHWDSSFGFQCDVLVYTTNNHGRAFFSASFNRAISPVVIEHLGVTGGQQEMRLCVGCGMSRYRRFGQGRSRGQQSGDQVAFCCVDFSLDELKGDKTWRLNRKPIESTLVACFMTLVIIVWSVAALIWPVPIIAGFLPNGMEQRRPR is encoded by the coding sequence ATGTTGAACAGCTCCCCGACCCTCCTGCTGGCTCTGACCGCGGTGGCCGCACTTCTCTCGCCATGCCGAGGCTGGAGCGACGAGGACCTCCTCCTGCCGCCCATCAACTCCTCCAACAGGTTCCTGGCCAACCTGGAGGTGGACGTGCGCTTCTCCAAGAGGTCCGTGGAGGAAAGCGACGCCTCGCCCGAAGCATCCCCGCTGCAGAGCCTCGCTCCCGCGCAGTCCCAGTGCAACGTGACGGTCCACAGGCTGCTGCCCACCTCGCTGGTGGCCCACTGGGACAGCAGCTTCGGCTTCCAGTGTGACGTGCTCGTCTACACCACCAACAACCACGGCAGGGCGTTCTTCTCCGCCTCCTTCAACCGGGCCATCTCACCCGTGGTGATCGAGCACCTCGGGGTCACCGGGGGTCAGCAGGAGATGAGGCTGTGCGTGGGTTGCGGGATGTCCCGGTACCGCCGGTTCGGCCAGGGCAGGTCGAGGGGACAGCAGAGCGGGGACCAGGTGGCTTTCTGCTGCGTGGATTTCAGCCTGGACGAGCTGAAGGGGGACAAAACTTGGAGGCTGAACAGGAAGCCCATCGAGTCGACACTTGTGGCTTGTTTCATGACTCTGGTCATCATCGTGTGGAGTGTTGCTGCGCTCATATGGCCGGTACCGATCATTGCAGGATTTCTGCCTAACGGTATGGAGCAGAGGAGACCCAGATAA